A genomic window from Methanobrevibacter sp. TLL-48-HuF1 includes:
- a CDS encoding DUF357 domain-containing protein: MNDLESAEKISIDIKKLERNLKQVEDINFEGKEKEVYDRAVDYMNDSKYYLEKKKDMRTAFGCIEYSHGLLDALRMIHGLI, encoded by the coding sequence ATGAATGATTTGGAAAGTGCAGAAAAAATAAGTATTGACATCAAGAAATTAGAACGCAATCTGAAACAGGTTGAAGACATAAACTTTGAAGGAAAGGAAAAAGAAGTTTATGACCGAGCTGTTGATTATATGAACGATTCAAAATATTATCTTGAAAAGAAAAAAGATATGCGTACAGCATTTGGATGTATTGAATATAGTCACGGATTATTAGATGCTCTTCGGATGATTCATGGTTTAATTTAA